The following are encoded together in the Kribbella voronezhensis genome:
- a CDS encoding cysteine dioxygenase family protein — translation MTELIDGVRTAVAARTDWSGTAELVADQLRRHLPTPAVLTAQQRLGSPDRYTSHTLYVEPDSSFSIIALVWRPGQLTRIHDHVTWCVFGVIQGTEHEELYDADLNLVGRSDNHTGDVRGFAPPGDIHRVHNTGDTTAISLHIYGTDVTRIGTSARRFYN, via the coding sequence ATGACCGAACTCATCGATGGCGTCCGTACGGCGGTCGCTGCCCGCACCGACTGGTCGGGCACAGCCGAGCTCGTCGCCGACCAGTTACGCCGGCACCTGCCGACTCCCGCAGTACTGACGGCACAGCAGCGACTCGGCTCACCCGATCGGTACACAAGCCACACCTTGTACGTCGAACCCGACAGCTCGTTCTCGATCATCGCGCTCGTCTGGCGGCCGGGGCAGTTGACGCGGATCCACGACCACGTGACCTGGTGCGTCTTCGGCGTCATCCAGGGCACCGAGCACGAGGAGCTGTACGACGCCGACCTCAACCTGGTCGGCCGCAGCGACAACCACACCGGCGACGTCAGGGGCTTCGCGCCCCCCGGCGACATCCACCGCGTCCACAACACCGGCGACACCACCGCCATCTCCCTCCACATCTACGGCACCGACGTCACCCGAATCGGCACCAGCGCCCGCCGGTTCTACAACTGA
- a CDS encoding LysR substrate-binding domain-containing protein, translated as MRLTQAGQLLADRAAEIIGRVDAADAELAAHVGLTAGRVRLAGFSSAIGSFVPRAAAALAAGYPGLQITLTDTHPIEALDLLRAGRIEVAIIFRYDESEPEPPGVRLHHLLDDPIYLLTPKRVKNLAALRDATWIAGCERCRSHLLSVCDAEGFEPDVRYTTDDMVVMQELVAAGLGVTTIPGLALQAHRTKKIVATRLPGSNRHVYAATYGEPPDPPATTALLTALTQATAG; from the coding sequence GTGCGGCTCACGCAGGCAGGGCAACTCCTCGCCGACCGCGCCGCCGAGATCATCGGCCGGGTCGACGCCGCCGATGCGGAACTCGCGGCTCACGTCGGGCTCACCGCCGGGCGGGTCCGGTTGGCCGGCTTCTCTTCGGCGATCGGATCCTTCGTACCCCGAGCGGCGGCCGCCCTCGCCGCCGGCTACCCGGGCCTGCAGATCACCCTCACGGACACCCATCCGATCGAAGCGCTCGACCTGCTGCGCGCGGGCCGGATCGAGGTCGCGATCATCTTCCGGTACGACGAGAGCGAACCCGAGCCGCCCGGCGTACGCCTGCATCACCTGCTCGACGACCCCATCTACCTGCTCACTCCGAAGCGCGTGAAGAACCTGGCCGCTCTGCGCGACGCCACCTGGATCGCCGGTTGTGAACGTTGCCGCAGTCATCTACTTTCCGTCTGCGACGCCGAGGGCTTCGAACCCGACGTCCGCTACACGACCGACGACATGGTCGTCATGCAGGAACTCGTCGCAGCCGGCCTCGGCGTCACCACCATCCCCGGTCTCGCCCTCCAGGCCCACCGCACCAAGAAGATCGTCGCCACCCGGCTCCCCGGCTCCAACCGCCACGTCTACGCCGCCACGTACGGCGAACCCCCCGACCCACCCGCCACCACCGCCCTCCTCACAGCCCTGACCCAAGCCACCGCCGGCTAG
- a CDS encoding epoxide hydrolase family protein: MTTLERQVSHAIRPFTVRFRDAALDDLRRRLRATRWPARELVGDRSQGVQLATMRALGKYWEKDYDLRRVQSRLNALPQFTTEIDGVNIHFVHVRSKHPDALPLIMTHGWPGSVIEMLDSVGPLTNPTAHGGTPADAFHLVLPSLPGYGFSAEPAEVGWDLVRTARAWAVLMRRLGYDRYVAQGGDVGAGVTDALGRLGPQGLVGIHTNLLVPALNDPTSLPDDTEEERAALAAIKVFQTSGNGYFVEMATRPETIGYALLDSPSALAAWMIDHDTDAYYKIAGAFVDDNPSGNLTRDHILDDITAYWLTGTGASTARSYWEAYGPDAPAAGGPPLPDPRVPVGFSTFPGEIWRTPRSWAEKAYPTLNYFGVAERGGHFAAWEEPELFAAELRAAFRPLR; this comes from the coding sequence ATGACCACGCTCGAACGGCAAGTGAGCCATGCGATCCGACCGTTCACCGTCCGTTTCCGCGACGCGGCGCTCGACGATCTGCGCCGCCGGCTGAGGGCGACGCGCTGGCCCGCCCGGGAGCTCGTCGGCGATCGCTCGCAGGGGGTGCAGCTGGCCACGATGCGGGCGCTGGGCAAGTACTGGGAGAAGGACTACGACCTACGGCGAGTGCAGTCCCGGCTGAACGCGCTGCCCCAGTTCACCACCGAGATCGACGGCGTGAACATCCACTTCGTCCACGTCAGGTCCAAGCATCCGGACGCGCTGCCGCTGATCATGACTCACGGCTGGCCGGGATCGGTCATCGAGATGCTCGACTCCGTCGGCCCGCTGACCAACCCGACCGCGCACGGCGGCACTCCGGCGGACGCATTCCATCTCGTGCTGCCGTCACTGCCGGGGTACGGCTTCTCGGCCGAGCCTGCCGAGGTCGGCTGGGACCTTGTGCGCACCGCCCGGGCCTGGGCAGTGCTGATGCGCCGGCTCGGCTACGACCGCTACGTGGCGCAGGGCGGTGACGTCGGCGCCGGTGTCACCGACGCGCTCGGACGGCTGGGCCCGCAGGGGCTGGTCGGCATCCACACCAACCTGCTGGTGCCGGCGCTCAACGACCCCACCTCGCTGCCGGACGACACCGAGGAGGAACGCGCCGCGCTCGCCGCGATCAAGGTCTTCCAGACCAGCGGCAACGGGTACTTCGTGGAGATGGCGACCCGGCCGGAGACGATCGGGTACGCGCTGCTGGACTCGCCGTCCGCGCTCGCCGCCTGGATGATCGACCACGACACCGACGCCTACTACAAGATCGCCGGCGCCTTCGTCGACGACAACCCCTCGGGCAACCTCACCCGGGACCACATCCTCGACGACATCACCGCCTACTGGCTGACCGGCACCGGAGCGTCAACGGCCCGGTCGTACTGGGAGGCGTACGGGCCGGACGCGCCTGCCGCGGGCGGCCCGCCGCTGCCGGATCCACGGGTTCCGGTCGGGTTCAGCACGTTCCCCGGCGAGATCTGGCGGACACCACGCAGCTGGGCCGAAAAGGCCTACCCCACGCTCAACTACTTCGGGGTAGCGGAACGCGGCGGCCACTTCGCTGCCTGGGAAGAGCCGGAACTGTTCGCGGCGGAACTTCGGGCCGCGTTCCGTCCACTGCGATAG
- a CDS encoding epoxide hydrolase family protein: MTSSASQPTRRQVLQGGLAAGVTVAAYAALGQAPASAAPSTGPTGIRPFRVAIRREQVADMRRRIAATRWPSAELVSDRSQGVQLATAQALARYWARSYDWRRFEAKLNALPQFTTEIDGVDVHFIHVRSRHRNALPLVMTHGWPGSIVELLETVGPLTNPTAHGGTAADAFHLVLPSIPGYGFSGKPTELGWDTNRTARAWAELMRRLGYTRYVAQGGDVGAAVTDNIGRLAPAGLLGIHLNLLVPALAGTGTLPKTTDEEKAALAALQVFSTSGKGYLVEQSTRPQTIGYALLDSPVALAAWMLDHDTDSYLKISRAFRGGSPSGNLTRDHVLDNVSVYWLTGTGESAARTYWERAQTAAAGRTPAPVTVPVAFSAFPGEIFQAPRTWAESSYPTLSYYNKPARGGHFAAWEEPEVFTQEIRAAFRSLR; this comes from the coding sequence ATGACTTCGTCCGCATCCCAACCCACTCGACGGCAGGTGCTGCAGGGCGGCCTCGCGGCCGGCGTCACCGTCGCCGCGTACGCCGCGCTCGGCCAGGCGCCGGCGAGCGCGGCACCGTCCACCGGCCCGACCGGGATTCGCCCGTTCCGGGTCGCGATCCGGCGTGAACAGGTGGCCGACATGCGCCGCCGCATCGCCGCAACCCGGTGGCCGTCTGCCGAGCTCGTCTCCGACCGCTCGCAAGGCGTACAGCTGGCAACCGCTCAGGCCCTGGCCCGGTACTGGGCGAGGAGCTACGACTGGCGGCGGTTCGAGGCGAAACTCAACGCGCTGCCGCAGTTCACGACGGAGATCGACGGCGTCGACGTGCACTTCATCCACGTCCGCTCGCGGCACCGCAACGCACTGCCGCTCGTCATGACCCACGGCTGGCCCGGCTCGATCGTCGAACTGCTGGAGACGGTCGGCCCCCTCACGAATCCGACCGCACACGGCGGCACGGCGGCGGACGCATTCCATCTGGTACTGCCGTCGATCCCGGGCTACGGCTTCTCCGGCAAACCGACCGAACTTGGCTGGGACACCAACCGAACGGCCCGCGCCTGGGCTGAACTCATGCGCCGCCTCGGCTACACCCGCTACGTCGCCCAAGGCGGTGACGTCGGCGCGGCCGTCACCGACAACATCGGCCGCCTGGCACCCGCGGGACTACTCGGCATCCACCTGAACCTGCTGGTCCCGGCGTTGGCCGGCACCGGCACTCTGCCGAAGACGACCGACGAGGAGAAGGCCGCACTCGCCGCACTCCAGGTCTTTTCGACGAGCGGCAAGGGCTACCTGGTCGAGCAGTCGACGCGGCCGCAGACGATCGGTTACGCACTGCTGGACTCCCCGGTCGCGCTGGCGGCCTGGATGCTCGACCACGACACCGACAGCTACCTCAAGATCTCCCGCGCCTTCCGCGGCGGCTCGCCGTCGGGCAACCTCACCCGCGACCACGTCCTCGACAACGTCTCGGTGTACTGGCTGACCGGCACCGGGGAGTCGGCTGCCCGCACCTACTGGGAGAGAGCGCAGACCGCCGCCGCGGGCCGCACCCCTGCGCCGGTGACCGTCCCAGTCGCGTTCAGCGCCTTCCCGGGCGAAATCTTCCAGGCACCGCGCACCTGGGCCGAGAGCAGCTATCCGACCCTCAGCTACTACAACAAGCCCGCGCGAGGCGGACACTTCGCCGCCTGGGAGGAGCCCGAAGTGTTCACTCAGGAAATTCGTGCCGCCTTCCGATCACTTCGCTGA
- a CDS encoding enoyl-CoA hydratase/isomerase family protein, whose protein sequence is MGATEQFHINEVSPAYWRVTFDNGPVNLLDPDTVEQLGALIGRMENDPDLTVVVFRSDKPGYFMAHWDFLADTARVAGMRPGPTGLHPYVDNFVRLSRLPVATISEIRGRTRGAGSEFVLATDIRFASEKAVLGQFEVGVGAVPGGGPMARLGRLVGRGRALEILLGGDDIPADLAAEYGYVNRVVPDTDLEAFTDALARRIAAFDKVAVSGIKKLVDAATLPGDEEFAAGLAAYFATAGRPQHRPFVQLLLDKGLQQPDGIEVNLGAAIGELQQTPSAG, encoded by the coding sequence ATGGGTGCGACAGAACAATTCCACATCAACGAGGTCTCCCCGGCCTACTGGCGGGTGACCTTCGACAACGGCCCGGTCAATCTGCTGGATCCCGACACCGTCGAGCAGCTCGGCGCGCTCATCGGACGCATGGAGAACGACCCGGACCTCACGGTTGTCGTCTTCCGCAGTGACAAACCGGGGTACTTCATGGCCCACTGGGATTTCCTGGCCGACACCGCCCGCGTGGCGGGAATGCGGCCCGGCCCGACGGGCCTGCATCCGTACGTAGACAACTTCGTGCGGCTGAGCAGGCTGCCGGTAGCCACGATCTCGGAGATCCGCGGGCGGACCCGTGGCGCCGGCAGCGAGTTCGTTCTCGCCACCGACATCCGCTTCGCGTCGGAGAAGGCGGTCCTGGGGCAGTTCGAGGTCGGTGTCGGCGCCGTCCCCGGCGGAGGTCCGATGGCACGGCTGGGGCGCCTGGTCGGCCGCGGCCGTGCGCTGGAGATCCTGCTCGGCGGCGACGACATTCCCGCCGACCTGGCCGCTGAGTACGGCTATGTGAACCGGGTCGTCCCGGACACTGACCTCGAGGCTTTCACCGACGCGTTGGCCCGCCGAATCGCAGCCTTCGACAAAGTCGCGGTCAGCGGCATCAAGAAGCTCGTCGACGCGGCCACCCTGCCAGGCGACGAAGAATTCGCGGCCGGGCTTGCCGCCTACTTCGCCACCGCGGGCCGCCCGCAGCACCGGCCCTTCGTCCAGCTCCTGCTCGACAAGGGACTCCAGCAGCCCGACGGCATCGAGGTCAACCTCGGTGCTGCGATCGGAGAGCTGCAACAGACCCCGTCGGCCGGCTGA
- a CDS encoding BTAD domain-containing putative transcriptional regulator, translating into MQIGMLGPFEVRTGDGVLAEVPGARLRGLLVALALRPGQVVPKATLVDWIWGEQPPAEAANALQRLVSRLRKVLPIEGHPDGYRLAVEPDAVDAVRFERLLGQSRGGERIELLREALSLWRGDALQDIGLQDSGAFDAAVTRLEGLRLAALEDRFDAEISLGHGADLVTELTDLVAAHPVRERLVAALMRALVAAGRDSEALGVYQRTREALADELGVDPSADLSAVHVALLRGELSKPADAALETNLRAELTSFVGKEADVAEVRELIGGHRLTTLIGPGGAGKTRLATETGQTLHGELPDGVWLVELAPIGADGDVAQATLAALGLRDALLSDTSDLQPTDRAIAALREREALLILDNCEHVIESAAAFAHRVLGECPRLRILATSREPLGITGEALWRVVPLSLPSAEADPKEIESSPAVRLLRDRASAVQKELAADARTLATMARVCRALDGMPLAIELAAARLRTMSLDQLAERLDDVFRLLTGGSRTALPRQRTLRAVIDWSWALLSDAERAVLRRLSVFAGGASPEAAERVCSGDTVEAGEVFELLTALTEKSLVVADIDAAPRYRMLGTIKEYAGQRLAEAGEAESARRAHLAYFTELAETAEPHLRRADQLEWLAVLRAEHDNLSTAMRGAISVGEAQEAMRLAAYAGWYWWLSGHKAEGNDLVMAATRAPGEVTDEIRARVYALVVLFLNSGPGDQRVAKEWIHEAHRISRRLQAAPAFLELVDPLERMLEGPGDFLSAWEPLLDNEDPWVRALTRLQLGKLRIVLGHAGREADDNLELALTEFRSLGERFGISFALSELAERMAVRGDFAGACEYYDQAAAVVIEVGAVEDVLPIRSRQAQLYWLLGDKESSDAAMAEARRYAERVTWPGSLGMLALTKAELARWGGDTAEARHQVGVAREILGDEAEQPGIRAVTHSLLGFLATDPAVAREHYAAACRSAAEGGHAPATAQVLVGVAELALRNDQYEQAARLVAAAIGVRGLPDRSQPDEARIEQAALSRLGEAKFAEAAREGAESNWSQLVEITLAS; encoded by the coding sequence GTGCAGATCGGGATGCTAGGGCCGTTCGAGGTTCGTACCGGCGACGGCGTCCTCGCCGAGGTGCCGGGGGCTCGGTTGCGGGGACTGTTGGTGGCGTTGGCGCTCAGGCCGGGGCAGGTGGTTCCGAAGGCGACGCTCGTCGACTGGATCTGGGGTGAGCAGCCGCCGGCCGAGGCTGCGAATGCCCTGCAGCGCTTGGTTTCCCGGCTGCGAAAGGTGCTGCCGATCGAGGGGCATCCGGACGGCTACCGGCTGGCCGTGGAGCCGGACGCTGTCGACGCCGTACGGTTCGAGCGCCTCCTCGGTCAGAGCCGCGGCGGCGAGCGGATCGAGCTGCTTCGCGAGGCGCTGAGCTTGTGGCGTGGCGATGCGCTGCAGGACATCGGTTTGCAGGACAGCGGCGCGTTCGACGCCGCGGTCACCCGGCTCGAAGGACTACGCCTGGCGGCCCTGGAGGACCGGTTCGATGCGGAGATCAGCCTCGGCCACGGCGCCGACCTGGTCACCGAACTGACCGATCTGGTCGCTGCCCACCCTGTCCGGGAACGGCTCGTCGCAGCGCTGATGCGTGCCCTCGTTGCGGCAGGACGGGACTCCGAAGCACTGGGCGTCTACCAACGCACGAGAGAAGCCCTGGCCGACGAGCTGGGCGTGGACCCATCGGCGGACTTGTCCGCAGTGCACGTCGCGTTGCTGCGCGGCGAATTGAGTAAGCCCGCGGACGCCGCCCTCGAGACCAACCTCCGCGCCGAGCTGACCAGCTTTGTCGGCAAGGAGGCTGACGTCGCCGAGGTTCGCGAGCTCATCGGCGGGCATCGGCTGACGACGCTGATCGGTCCGGGCGGCGCCGGGAAGACCAGGCTGGCAACGGAAACCGGACAGACACTGCACGGCGAGCTACCGGACGGCGTCTGGCTGGTGGAGCTCGCGCCGATCGGGGCCGACGGTGACGTGGCGCAGGCGACGCTCGCTGCGCTCGGCTTGCGTGACGCGCTGTTGAGCGACACGTCGGATCTGCAGCCGACCGACCGCGCGATCGCAGCGCTTCGCGAGCGGGAGGCGCTGCTGATTCTGGACAACTGCGAGCACGTGATCGAGTCCGCGGCGGCGTTCGCCCACCGGGTCCTCGGCGAATGTCCGCGGTTGCGAATCCTCGCGACGAGCAGGGAGCCACTCGGCATCACCGGTGAAGCGCTGTGGCGGGTCGTGCCGTTGTCTCTGCCGTCGGCGGAAGCGGATCCCAAGGAGATCGAGTCCTCGCCGGCTGTCCGGCTGCTGCGGGACCGGGCGAGCGCAGTACAGAAGGAACTCGCAGCCGATGCCCGGACGTTGGCGACCATGGCACGTGTCTGCCGGGCACTGGACGGCATGCCGCTCGCCATCGAACTGGCCGCGGCCCGGTTGCGCACCATGTCTCTCGATCAGCTCGCCGAGCGGCTCGACGACGTCTTCCGCCTGCTGACGGGCGGCAGCCGCACTGCGCTCCCCCGGCAGCGGACGCTGCGCGCGGTGATCGACTGGAGCTGGGCGCTGCTGAGCGATGCCGAACGGGCCGTACTGCGAAGGCTCTCGGTGTTCGCAGGTGGCGCGAGTCCGGAGGCAGCCGAGCGAGTCTGCTCCGGCGACACGGTCGAGGCAGGCGAGGTGTTCGAGCTGCTGACCGCGCTGACCGAGAAGTCGCTGGTCGTCGCCGACATCGACGCCGCACCGCGGTACCGGATGCTCGGCACGATCAAGGAGTACGCCGGGCAGCGGCTCGCGGAGGCGGGCGAGGCCGAGTCGGCGCGCCGTGCTCATCTCGCCTACTTCACAGAGCTCGCCGAGACCGCGGAGCCGCATCTTCGCCGCGCCGACCAGCTGGAATGGCTTGCGGTGCTCCGGGCCGAGCACGACAACCTCAGTACGGCGATGCGCGGTGCGATCTCGGTCGGCGAGGCCCAGGAGGCGATGCGGCTCGCGGCGTACGCCGGCTGGTACTGGTGGCTCAGCGGCCACAAGGCCGAGGGCAACGATCTGGTCATGGCGGCCACCAGGGCGCCTGGCGAAGTTACCGATGAGATCCGGGCGAGGGTGTACGCACTGGTCGTGTTGTTCCTGAACTCGGGGCCGGGCGACCAGCGCGTGGCCAAGGAGTGGATCCACGAGGCCCACCGGATCAGCCGGCGCCTTCAGGCGGCGCCCGCGTTCCTGGAGCTGGTCGACCCGCTGGAGCGGATGCTGGAAGGGCCAGGTGACTTCCTGTCCGCCTGGGAACCCTTGCTGGACAACGAAGACCCGTGGGTCCGCGCGCTGACCCGGCTGCAACTCGGCAAGCTGCGGATCGTGCTCGGCCATGCCGGGCGGGAGGCGGACGACAATCTCGAGCTCGCCCTGACGGAGTTCCGGTCACTCGGCGAGCGGTTCGGCATCTCGTTCGCCCTGAGTGAGCTGGCGGAACGGATGGCCGTCCGCGGGGATTTCGCCGGCGCGTGCGAGTACTACGATCAGGCGGCCGCGGTGGTCATCGAAGTCGGTGCCGTGGAGGATGTCCTGCCGATCCGCTCGCGCCAGGCTCAGCTGTACTGGCTCCTGGGTGACAAGGAATCGAGCGACGCCGCGATGGCCGAAGCGCGGCGGTACGCCGAACGGGTCACCTGGCCGGGCTCCTTGGGCATGCTGGCCCTCACGAAGGCAGAACTGGCCCGCTGGGGCGGCGACACCGCGGAGGCACGCCACCAGGTCGGCGTCGCGCGAGAGATCCTGGGTGACGAGGCGGAGCAGCCGGGCATCCGGGCGGTGACCCACAGCCTGCTCGGCTTCCTCGCCACCGATCCAGCCGTTGCCCGTGAACACTACGCTGCCGCGTGCCGGTCGGCGGCCGAAGGTGGGCACGCACCGGCGACGGCACAGGTGCTGGTCGGCGTGGCAGAGCTTGCCTTGCGCAACGACCAGTACGAGCAGGCCGCGCGACTGGTTGCCGCAGCCATCGGCGTACGGGGACTGCCTGATCGGTCCCAACCCGATGAGGCCAGGATCGAGCAGGCAGCGCTGAGCCGCCTCGGCGAAGCGAAGTTCGCGGAGGCGGCTCGAGAAGGCGCGGAGTCGAACTGGAGTCAGCTGGTCGAGATCACGCTCGCTTCGTGA
- a CDS encoding ABC transporter permease produces the protein MSTKSPSIVMLRRDFKHIARNPTSVFNAILMPVVMLFMFVYLLGDAFSVGVDYVDYATPGMMLLAVCYGLGATATSANADMTKGIINRFKVMDVPRGAVLTGKVVASVLTNLVAIVVLVGVAFALGFRPSASFTDWLGVLGIVVLLGVATGWFTVALGLFAKSPETAGLAAVPLIMLPFFSSAIVPAEKMGPGVRQFAEYQPFTPIIETLRGLLAGTPSSSDAITAVAWCVAISLVGYFWARSTFTKRA, from the coding sequence ATGAGCACCAAGTCCCCCTCGATCGTCATGCTGCGTCGCGACTTCAAGCACATCGCCCGCAACCCCACGTCGGTCTTCAACGCGATCCTGATGCCGGTCGTGATGCTGTTCATGTTCGTGTACCTGCTCGGCGACGCCTTCTCCGTCGGTGTCGACTACGTCGACTACGCGACGCCGGGGATGATGCTGCTGGCCGTCTGCTACGGCCTCGGCGCCACCGCGACCTCGGCGAACGCGGACATGACGAAGGGCATCATCAACCGGTTCAAGGTGATGGACGTACCCCGCGGCGCGGTACTGACCGGCAAGGTCGTCGCGAGCGTGCTGACCAACCTGGTCGCCATCGTGGTCCTCGTCGGGGTCGCCTTCGCACTCGGCTTCCGGCCGTCCGCGAGCTTCACCGACTGGCTGGGTGTGCTCGGCATCGTCGTACTGCTCGGCGTGGCCACCGGCTGGTTCACGGTCGCCCTCGGGTTGTTCGCGAAGTCGCCGGAGACCGCGGGGCTGGCCGCAGTACCGCTGATCATGCTGCCGTTCTTCAGCAGCGCGATCGTGCCGGCGGAGAAGATGGGCCCGGGCGTCCGGCAGTTCGCGGAGTACCAGCCCTTCACGCCGATCATCGAGACCCTGCGCGGCCTGCTCGCCGGTACGCCGTCGTCCAGCGACGCGATCACCGCCGTCGCCTGGTGCGTCGCGATCTCCCTCGTCGGCTACTTCTGGGCGCGCTCCACCTTCACGAAGCGAGCGTGA
- a CDS encoding ATP-binding cassette domain-containing protein — translation MTDMAIAVSGLRKGFKDKVVLDGIDLEVPAGTVFSLLGPNGAGKTTTVNVLTTLIQADAGNIRVAGHDVATEAKAVRASIGVTGQFAAVDELLTGQENLQLMVDLTSGADQRTVTDLLERFDLAESAHKPASTYSGGMRRKLDLAMTLVGNPRIIFLDEPTTGLDPRSRRTMWAIIRDLVADGVTVFLTTQYLEEADQLADRIAVLDQGKLVAQGTPEELKRQLPGTHVRLRFSTEAELDEAAAIFPDSTRDDEALALKVPSDGGTRSLRAVLDRLDEYALSAEEFSVHTPDLDDVFLALTGHSTEVVAK, via the coding sequence ATGACAGATATGGCGATCGCGGTTTCCGGGCTGCGTAAGGGATTCAAGGACAAGGTCGTGCTGGACGGCATCGATCTGGAGGTGCCGGCCGGGACGGTGTTCTCGTTGCTGGGGCCGAACGGGGCGGGCAAGACGACGACGGTCAACGTGCTGACCACGCTGATCCAGGCGGACGCCGGCAACATCCGGGTCGCAGGGCACGACGTGGCGACCGAGGCCAAGGCGGTGCGGGCGTCGATCGGCGTCACCGGGCAGTTCGCGGCCGTCGACGAACTGCTGACCGGGCAGGAGAACCTCCAGTTGATGGTGGATCTCACCTCCGGCGCCGATCAGCGCACGGTGACGGACCTGCTCGAGCGCTTCGATCTGGCCGAGTCGGCGCACAAACCGGCCTCGACGTACTCCGGCGGTATGCGGCGCAAGCTGGACCTGGCGATGACGCTGGTCGGCAACCCGCGGATCATCTTCCTCGACGAGCCGACGACCGGGCTGGACCCGCGCAGCCGGCGGACGATGTGGGCGATCATCCGCGACCTGGTGGCCGATGGCGTGACGGTGTTCCTCACCACGCAGTACCTCGAGGAGGCCGACCAGCTGGCCGACCGGATCGCCGTCCTGGACCAGGGCAAGTTGGTTGCCCAGGGCACCCCTGAGGAGCTCAAGCGGCAGCTCCCCGGCACCCACGTCCGGTTGCGCTTCAGCACGGAGGCCGAGCTCGACGAGGCGGCCGCGATCTTCCCCGACTCCACCCGGGACGACGAGGCGCTGGCCCTCAAGGTCCCCAGCGACGGCGGCACCAGGTCGCTGCGGGCCGTGCTCGACCGGCTCGACGAGTACGCACTCAGCGCGGAGGAGTTCTCCGTGCACACCCCCGATCTCGATGACGTTTTCCTCGCCCTGACGGGCCACTCCACGGAGGTAGTCGCGAAATGA